The following nucleotide sequence is from Saccharothrix texasensis.
ACCACGGAAGCCGACCAGAAGACCCACGTCCGGCCGGGTGACCGGATCTTCGCAGGCCTGGCCACGGGGTCGGGCATCTTCATCGTGGTCCTGATCGCGGCGATCGGCGTCTTCCTGCTGCTCCAGGCCATCCCCTCGCTCACCCTGGACAAGGTCAACTTCCTGACCAGCCGCGAGTGGTCCACCGGCGACGTCAACGACATGCGCTACGGCATCCTCGACCTGCTCCTGGTCACCGTGGTGTCGTCCGCGTTCGCGCTGGTCATCGCCATGCCGATCGCCCTGGGCATCGCCCTGTTCCTCACCCAGTACGCGCCGCGCCGGCTCGCCCGGCCGTTCGCCTACGTCATCGACCTGCTGGCCGCCGTGCCGTCGATCATCTTCGGCCTGTGGGGCCTGCTCGTGCTCGGCCCGGTGCTCACCCCGGTCGGGGAGTGGCTGATCTCGACCCTCGGCTGGATCCCGCTGTTCGCCGAGGGCAACGTCAGCATCGAGCTGGGTGGCACCATCTTCACCGCCGGCATCGTGCTGGCGGTGATGATCCTGCCGATCATCACCGCGGTCAGCCGCGAGGTGTTCGACCGCACACCGGTCGTCCACGTCGAAGGCGCCATCGCGCTCGGCGCCACCAAGTGGGAGGTCGTGCGCACCACCGTGCTGCCGTTCGGCAAGGCGGGCTACGTCAGCGCCTCCATGCTCGGCCTCGGCCGCGCCCTCGGCGAGACCATCGCGCTGACGATCATCCTCAGCGGCACGGGCGCGGCGTTCGCGTGGAGCCTGTTCGACGGCGGCGCCACGTTCGCGTCCAAGATCGCGCTGGCCGCGCCCGAGTTCAACGACCCGCGCACGGCGGGCGCCTACATCGCCGCCGGCCTGGTGCTGTTCGTCCTCACCTTCGGCGTCAACGCCGTCGCCCGGTCCATCGTCGCCGGTCACAAGGAGTACGAATGACGACCGACACGGCGGACCTGAACCGCCTCGCCACACCGCCGACGTTCCAGAGCGTCAGCGGCGCGCGCAAGCTCAAGAACGGCATCGCCACCGTCCTGGTGTACGGGGCGTTCCTCGTCGCGATCGTGCCGCTGATCTGGGTGCTGTGGGTGGTGGTCGAACGCGGCTTCCCGGTCGTCCTCGACGGCGACTGGTGGCAGAAGTCGCTGTCCGGCCTGCTGGGCCGCCAGCAGGGCGGCGGCGTCTACCACGCGATCTACGGCACGCTCGTGCAAGGCCTGGTGTGCGGCGCGCTGTCCGTGCCGCTCGGCCTGTTCGTCGGCGTCTACCTGGTGGAGTACGGCGGCCGGTCCAAGCTGTCCAAGGCCACCACGTTCATGGTCGACATCCTCACCGGTGTGCCGTCCATCGTGGCCGCGCTGTTCGTCTACACCCTGTGGATCACCTACTTCGGCTTCGGCCGCAGCGGGTTCGCGGTGTCGCTCGCGCTGGTGCTGCTCATGGTGCCGGTGATCGTGCGGACCACCGAGGAGATGCTGAAGATCGTGCCGGACGAGCTGCGTGAGGCGTCCTACGCGCTCGGCATCCCCAAGTGGAAGACGATCGTGAAGGTCGTCATCCCCACCGCCCTGTCCGGCATCATCACCGGCATCATGCTGGCGCTGGCCCGCGTCATGGGCGAGACCGCGCCGGTGCTCGTGCTGGCCGCGTACGCGCCGTACATCAACTATAACCTGTTCGAAGGGCCGATGGCGTCGCTGCCGCTGCTCATGACGTCGGAGCGGAACAACCCGACGCAGGCCGGTTTCGAGCGGATCTGGGGTGCGGCGATCACCCTGGTCATCATCATCACGCTGTTCAACCTGCTTGCCACCGTGATCTCGCGGTGGCTGGCTCCGAAGACGAAGTGAGCGGGCGGTCATGGCCAAGCGCATCGACGTGAAAGACCTGAACCTGTACTACGGCAAGTTCCACGCCGTGGACGGTGTCTCGCTCGCCGTGCCGCCGAAGAACGTGACGGCGTTCATCGGCCCCTCCGGCTGCGGGAAGTCCACCGTGCTGCGGTCGTTGAACCGCATGCACGAGGTGGCGCCCGGGGCGCGGGTGGAGGGCACCGTGCTGCTCGACGGCGAGGACATCTACGCCTCCGCCGTCGACCCGGTGCAGGTGCGCCGGACCATCGGCATGGTGTTCCAACGCCCCAACCCGTTCCCGACGATGTCCATCCGGGACAACGTGGTCGCGGGCCTGAAGCTCGCGGGCGAGCGGAACAAGAAGAA
It contains:
- the pstC gene encoding phosphate ABC transporter permease subunit PstC — its product is MNDRIVAPRPAGTGTTGAREGVPAARPDSEAPIPPTTEADQKTHVRPGDRIFAGLATGSGIFIVVLIAAIGVFLLLQAIPSLTLDKVNFLTSREWSTGDVNDMRYGILDLLLVTVVSSAFALVIAMPIALGIALFLTQYAPRRLARPFAYVIDLLAAVPSIIFGLWGLLVLGPVLTPVGEWLISTLGWIPLFAEGNVSIELGGTIFTAGIVLAVMILPIITAVSREVFDRTPVVHVEGAIALGATKWEVVRTTVLPFGKAGYVSASMLGLGRALGETIALTIILSGTGAAFAWSLFDGGATFASKIALAAPEFNDPRTAGAYIAAGLVLFVLTFGVNAVARSIVAGHKEYE
- the pstA gene encoding phosphate ABC transporter permease PstA, encoding MTTDTADLNRLATPPTFQSVSGARKLKNGIATVLVYGAFLVAIVPLIWVLWVVVERGFPVVLDGDWWQKSLSGLLGRQQGGGVYHAIYGTLVQGLVCGALSVPLGLFVGVYLVEYGGRSKLSKATTFMVDILTGVPSIVAALFVYTLWITYFGFGRSGFAVSLALVLLMVPVIVRTTEEMLKIVPDELREASYALGIPKWKTIVKVVIPTALSGIITGIMLALARVMGETAPVLVLAAYAPYINYNLFEGPMASLPLLMTSERNNPTQAGFERIWGAAITLVIIITLFNLLATVISRWLAPKTK